In Caldisericaceae bacterium, the following proteins share a genomic window:
- a CDS encoding MoaD/ThiS family protein — translation MKVLLFGEVRIILNKDAIELDFDGTINDLEEVLVKMFPQIKNTIKNCAFAVNLEYKNRNYHVNNNEEVAIIPPVEGG, via the coding sequence ATGAAGGTGCTACTCTTTGGTGAAGTAAGAATAATACTAAATAAAGATGCTATTGAATTAGATTTTGACGGTACCATAAACGATTTAGAAGAAGTCCTTGTAAAAATGTTTCCGCAGATTAAAAATACCATAAAAAATTGTGCTTTTGCTGTAAATTTAGAGTATAAGAATAGAAACTACCATGTAAATAACAATGAAGAAGTAGCAATTATACCACCCGTTGAAGGAGGCTAA
- a CDS encoding molybdenum cofactor biosynthesis protein MoaE, producing MVELTKGRIDSERIIESLKKEEAGSIVVFFGEPRKGKEDGEVVSITYTAYEEMALSELKKIEKEALKKEGIIDVAIVHRLLDIPLKEFSLFVGVSSRHRKEGFETCEWIIKKVKEVVPIWKEIKYERDRNS from the coding sequence ATGGTTGAACTTACAAAAGGAAGAATTGATTCAGAAAGAATTATTGAATCTCTTAAGAAAGAAGAGGCAGGTAGTATTGTTGTCTTTTTTGGAGAGCCTAGAAAAGGTAAAGAAGATGGAGAAGTTGTATCAATCACTTATACTGCATACGAAGAAATGGCTCTAAGCGAACTTAAGAAGATAGAGAAAGAAGCTTTAAAAAAAGAAGGCATAATTGATGTAGCAATAGTGCATAGACTTTTAGACATTCCCCTTAAAGAGTTTTCTCTTTTTGTGGGAGTTTCTTCAAGACATAGAAAAGAAGGATTTGAAACTTGTGAATGGATTATTAAAAAGGTAAAAGAAGTTGTGCCAATTTGGAAGGAGATTAAATATGAAAGGGACAGGAACAGTTAA
- a CDS encoding SoxR reducing system RseC family protein: protein MKGTGTVKAIKGDYIEVVAPKESECKSCALKESCSNNSLKEGQTIFVNNTIGAKVGDYVEFEFRTEDINRGFFIVYGIPLIFIIVGTIIGSILENRYQIKILNLKDFTTFFTTMIFLAIGIVVVKFLDAKEKPKSNTTRIISRTFLEEIPHK from the coding sequence ATGAAAGGGACAGGAACAGTTAAAGCCATAAAGGGTGATTACATTGAGGTTGTTGCCCCAAAAGAGTCAGAATGTAAATCTTGTGCGCTAAAAGAAAGTTGTTCAAATAATTCTTTAAAAGAGGGTCAGACCATTTTTGTAAATAACACTATTGGAGCTAAAGTGGGTGATTATGTTGAATTCGAATTTAGAACTGAAGACATTAACCGAGGATTTTTCATAGTTTACGGAATACCTCTTATTTTCATAATCGTAGGGACGATTATCGGAAGCATTCTTGAAAACCGATACCAAATAAAAATTCTTAACTTAAAAGATTTTACAACATTCTTTACAACAATGATTTTTCTTGCGATTGGTATTGTGGTAGTAAAATTTCTTGATGCAAAAGAAAAACCAAAATCAAATACTACGCGAATAATCTCAAGGACTTTTTTAGAAGAAATACCTCATAAGTAA
- the mnmG gene encoding tRNA uridine-5-carboxymethylaminomethyl(34) synthesis enzyme MnmG yields the protein MMEERFYGVIVVGGGHAGVEASLASARMGVKTLLITIDNDSIGWMPCNPAIGGPGKAQVVREIDALGGAMAMVTDETLTQIKMLNTARGPAVWSLRAQVDKWAYSRRMKELLENQPNLHLRQGIVEQLIIENGKVKGVEVADGSKFFSDAVILTTGTYLKGRIYISSWSMEAGRYPKPPANKLSMQLQSLGFKMSRFNTGTTPRVDKRSIDLTKFEEEKGDFVPLHFSFWNKPKIYENQIPSYLGFTNEKTIEVTRKYMHLSPSVAGLMVKTGPRTCPSMEEKVRWFPDKTRHQFFLEPEGFNTNEMYMQGMYMSMPYDMQLEVLRTISGLENVEIIRPAYVIDYDYIIPTQLNLTYETKIIEGLFIAGQPNGTTGYDEAAGQGLLAGINAALKVQGKEPFILKRNQAYLGVMTDDLLTKELFEPYRITPSHCEYRQLLRQDNADLRLTRIGYKLGVVEEWKYRMLEEKEAKIDELKKILTTITIYPTKENVEKFKELSVKELHEPLTLFDMLKRQDFTKETLKKFDSRFSDFDDEILMEVEIEAKYAGYIQREMNKAKEFLRFENFEIPKDIDYNIVPSLSKEARVRFSEIRPQSVGLAMRITGVRPSDIQMLIMYLKERKGSENV from the coding sequence ATGATGGAAGAAAGATTCTATGGAGTTATTGTTGTTGGCGGAGGACATGCAGGAGTAGAAGCTTCTCTTGCCTCTGCAAGAATGGGCGTTAAAACCCTTTTAATTACGATTGATAACGATAGTATTGGTTGGATGCCTTGTAATCCAGCCATAGGTGGCCCAGGAAAAGCCCAAGTAGTAAGAGAAATTGATGCACTTGGCGGTGCTATGGCGATGGTTACCGACGAAACTCTTACTCAAATCAAGATGCTTAATACAGCACGTGGTCCAGCTGTTTGGAGTTTGAGAGCACAGGTAGATAAATGGGCTTATTCAAGAAGGATGAAAGAATTACTTGAAAACCAACCCAATTTACACTTAAGGCAAGGTATAGTGGAGCAACTGATTATTGAAAACGGTAAAGTTAAAGGAGTCGAGGTTGCAGATGGTTCTAAGTTTTTCTCGGATGCAGTTATTCTTACAACTGGCACCTATTTAAAAGGACGTATTTACATTTCATCTTGGTCAATGGAAGCAGGGCGTTATCCAAAACCACCAGCTAATAAACTCTCTATGCAACTTCAATCTCTTGGTTTTAAGATGTCAAGATTTAATACTGGAACAACCCCAAGAGTGGATAAACGATCGATTGATTTAACTAAATTTGAAGAAGAAAAAGGAGATTTTGTGCCGTTGCACTTTTCTTTTTGGAATAAACCAAAAATATACGAGAACCAAATCCCGTCTTATTTAGGTTTTACGAATGAAAAGACAATTGAAGTTACACGAAAATACATGCACCTTTCTCCGTCTGTTGCAGGTCTTATGGTAAAAACAGGGCCAAGGACTTGTCCTTCAATGGAAGAGAAGGTTAGATGGTTTCCAGATAAAACAAGGCATCAGTTCTTCCTTGAGCCAGAAGGATTTAACACAAACGAAATGTACATGCAAGGTATGTATATGTCTATGCCATATGATATGCAACTTGAAGTATTAAGAACAATTTCAGGACTTGAAAACGTCGAAATAATACGCCCAGCCTATGTAATTGATTACGATTATATAATACCAACACAACTAAATCTTACCTATGAAACAAAAATCATTGAGGGACTATTTATTGCAGGACAACCCAATGGCACCACAGGTTATGATGAAGCAGCAGGTCAAGGGCTTTTAGCAGGAATAAATGCTGCCTTAAAGGTCCAAGGAAAGGAACCTTTTATTCTTAAGCGCAACCAGGCATATCTTGGGGTAATGACAGACGACCTTCTTACAAAAGAGTTATTTGAACCTTATAGAATTACACCTTCCCACTGTGAATACAGGCAACTTTTAAGACAGGACAACGCCGATTTGAGGCTTACAAGAATTGGGTATAAACTTGGTGTTGTTGAAGAATGGAAGTATAGAATGCTTGAAGAAAAAGAGGCTAAAATTGATGAACTTAAAAAAATCCTTACAACTATTACAATATACCCCACAAAGGAAAACGTAGAAAAGTTTAAAGAATTATCAGTGAAAGAACTTCACGAACCACTTACTCTTTTTGATATGCTTAAAAGACAAGATTTTACAAAAGAAACTCTAAAGAAATTTGATTCAAGATTCTCAGATTTTGACGATGAAATACTAATGGAAGTAGAAATTGAAGCAAAATACGCTGGCTATATACAAAGAGAGATGAATAAAGCAAAAGAGTTTTTGAGATTCGAAAATTTTGAGATTCCAAAGGATATAGATTATAACATTGTTCCATCACTGTCAAAAGAGGCAAGGGTAAGGTTTTCGGAAATTAGGCCGCAATCTGTTGGACTTGCTATGAGAATTACAGGGGTTCGCCCATCTGATATTCAAATGCTGATTATGTATCTTAAAGAAAGGAAGGGAAGTGAAAATGTATAA
- the gpmA gene encoding 2,3-diphosphoglycerate-dependent phosphoglycerate mutase produces the protein MYKLVLLRHGESEWNKENKFTGWTDVDLTEQGVEEAHFAAKLLKEKGYVFDVAFTSLLKRAIKTLWIVLEDLDLMWIPEYKHYRLNERHYGALQGLNKAETTNKFGEEQVLLWRRSYDVPPPPLDKNDPRYPRFDPKYKDLKDEEIPLTESLKDTLERVLPYYHSTIAPMIREGKRVIISAHGNSLRALVKYLDNISDKDITSLNIPTGIPLVYELDDNLKAVSRYYLADEATLKKAVEKVKNQIKEDPK, from the coding sequence ATGTATAAGTTAGTTTTATTAAGACACGGAGAAAGCGAATGGAATAAAGAAAATAAATTTACGGGCTGGACGGATGTTGATTTAACAGAACAGGGTGTTGAAGAGGCACATTTTGCAGCAAAATTGTTAAAAGAGAAAGGTTACGTGTTTGATGTTGCTTTTACATCTTTATTAAAAAGAGCAATCAAAACTCTTTGGATAGTGCTTGAAGATCTTGATTTAATGTGGATTCCTGAGTATAAACACTATAGACTCAACGAAAGACATTACGGTGCCTTACAAGGATTAAATAAGGCTGAAACTACAAATAAGTTTGGTGAAGAGCAAGTCCTTTTATGGCGAAGGTCTTATGATGTTCCCCCTCCACCACTTGATAAGAATGACCCAAGATATCCACGTTTTGACCCAAAATACAAAGACCTAAAAGATGAAGAAATTCCTCTTACTGAATCTCTTAAAGATACGTTGGAAAGAGTATTGCCTTATTACCACTCAACAATTGCTCCTATGATAAGAGAAGGGAAAAGGGTAATTATTTCAGCGCACGGAAATTCTCTTAGGGCACTTGTTAAATATTTAGATAACATTTCAGACAAAGATATCACAAGCCTAAACATACCAACGGGGATTCCTCTTGTTTATGAACTTGACGACAACCTAAAGGCAGTTAGTAGATACTATCTTGCAGATGAAGCAACATTAAAGAAAGCAGTTGAAAAAGTTAAAAATCAAATAAAAGAAGACCCTAAATAG